The nucleotide window TGAACTCCCTGCTCGTCAGCCCGCTGAAGGTGCCCCCTTTGTACATTTCAATCTTTGTCCCACTGTACATTGAAAGCCTTTATGCATATACAGTGCAATGAGGGTTTCAGTCAGAGTTGTTAGAGAATATGTGTGGTCAGCCCATTCTGTCTTTATCCAGGTCAAAAGACACGATAACGTCCAGCAacaggctgcactggaaaaTAAAGTCATGCAGATCGTGACCTCTCATTTTTTACCAGCACCGAATCAAAAGGACTCAGATTCTCTAAAGGTAAGCTCCTCCTggaatataaagaaacaaaactaatacGACAGAAGTTAATCTGCtctggcttgtttttgttttagcgaGACTATTTACTGATTTGGTAAACAACTTAATGAAAACTGGTAattgctgtatttattttccagATAATGATAACAAACTGTTTGTTGATGGGATTATAATTAAATGAGGATGTAACATTGAGAAAGCTGTAAAGACTCTTTAGGCTTTAGTTAGGAGAAATGGATGGTAACATTTTTGCTTGCGTTTgtgagtctgtctgttaccaaaatatgtcatgaacctctggacacattttattaaatctttcaggaaattatcagtggatgtacctctacaactgattaacttttggagcgtaaccaattcaagatggctgccacagctcattgacattagccgacacaaaaatggatatagctccctcagttttacagacactgagatAAAATCGGACGTGGCAGAAGCTGcgagtcatttaaaacacatactcGGAGCAGGACATCTTGTGATATAGCAAGAGATCGCGCATAACGTTATTTCCAAGCTTTGGCCCAATCAGCTAcgactctgtcatttctcagcataagatgatcttagttttaaactttggcatgaaaggtaggaggcaatatgcattccatcaaggaatactaggcctttactTTGCATATGTGTTGATGCCAGTAATTACAAAGTCAGTATTTGAAGATAAACATCTGATTCTGTGAACTTGCTCTCTTCTTGTAACTGTCAAGCAATTAGTTCCTGCTGTAAATAGTCTCTTATCTACTGTTTGTCCACAGAAATGGGGGACTGGTCCATTCTTGGTCGTTTCCTCACAGAAGTTCAGAACCACTCCACGGTTATTGGCAAGATATGGCTGACGATGCTGCTCATCTTCCGCATCATGCTCGTGGCCCTGGTGGGGGATGCTGTGTACAGCGACGAACAGTCCAAGTTCACCTGCAACACCCTGCAGCCCGGCTGCAACAACGTCTGCTACGACACTTTTGCTCCCGTCTCCCACCTGCGCTTTTGGGTCTTCCAGATCGTCCTCGTCTCCACGCCGTCCATCTTCTACATCGTCTACGTCCTGCAAAAAGTTACCAAGAAGGAGAGTTCAGAGGTCAGGAAGGTCGATGCTGTGCCCAGGGCCTCGCCCCTGCTTGAGAGGCAGAGACATTTAAGGATCGAAAAAGAGACGGTCCTGGAAGCTGGCAGCTCGTTTGACACCGCTTTCACAAATGAGGACTGGAGCTCGCAGGAAAGTGAGTGTGAGGAGAGGAACCAGCTGGAAGGAGAAATCAGAGAGGTAGCTGAGGATCCAACCCAACTTTCAAGTAAAGTGCTGCTTATCTACATCATCCATGTTCTGCTGCGCTCCATCATGGAGATAATCTTCCTGATTGGGCAGTACTACCTTTTTGGGTTTGAAGTCCCACATCTGTTCCGCTGCGAGACCTACCCCTGTCCGAACAGAACCGACTGCTTCGTGTCTCGAGCAACAGAGAAGACCATCTTTCTGAACTTCATGTTCAGCATCAGCCTCGGCTGCTTCATCCTGAACATCGTGGAGCTGCATTACCTGGGCTGGATTTACATCTTCCGAGTGCTGTTCTCTGCGTGCTGCATGTGCTGCGAGTCAAACAGTGAACGTATGCAGCAGGTGGAGCTGTATTCCTACAGCAACCCGCTGCTGCTCGAACTCAAACACTCTCTGCGTGGAAGAGTTGTCCTGCAGACGACTGCGGTGATGTCCCGGGACAGGAGCAGCGGGGTCCCAAACCAGGTCCCGGCCATCTCCTTCGAGACGGACTCGACTCTGGAGTGCACTTCAAAGAGAACTTCAGACGAAAGGGATCGCAGCAAGACTAGATCACACAATGCGGCCAAAATAGGAAGAGGCAAAAAATCTTGGCTGTGAATTATTCAAActatttatgtcattttaagaaatgttttctttttgaacacCTTTGAATGTACAGCCCCAATTTcaaaaaagttgtgtaaaatgtaattaaaaacagaatgcaatgatttttaaatctcataaacccatatgtTATTCACACTTAGTAAACATGTcaagtaaacatatcaaatgatcaaactaagaaattgaaacatttttagcaaaaaaataaggtaatagatgaattttgtatttgatggcagcaaaaacaaacaaacaaacaaaaaagttgtaaTGGGGCAACAGAACTCTCTAAAAGGATACggaataaataagaaatagcttgggttagggttagttaaTTAGCTGTTAAAGAGCATTTTACAGCTAATTAGGTcaactggcaacaggtcagtaagaggactgggtataaaaagagcagacAACAGACAGGCTGAATTTCTCAGATGGACAGTGGTTAGAGATGTTGCCTCTCAGCTAGAAGGTCGTCCGATTGCCTCCTGGTCTGGAGCccttctgggtggagtttgcatgttctcccagcgGGTTTTCTCCGGGTTCTCTGGTTTAATCctacagatcaaaaacatgaacGTCAGGATAAttggtaactgtaaaattgtccccaggtgagagtgtgaatgattgtttgtctcgtttgtctgtatgtggccctgtgattgACTTGCGACCTGTCGAGGGTGTCTTTAAACAGCCCATCATCTtaagttcataatatcatcaaaagatttcacaaatctgaaaaaatctCTCAGCTCAAAGGacgaggctgaaagtcagtattggatggccgtgatcttcaggccctcaggggccactacattaaaaacaggtctgttCTGCTCTGGACATCAATGCAAGggtcaggaacacttccacacatcattgtctgtaaacacagtttacaGTAGCATCCACGAATGCTGCTTAAATATGTATTGTGAAAAGAAgtcatatgtgaacaccatccagaaacactccTGCCTTCTCAGGAGGTGAAATGGAAATCTGTTCTTTTGTTAgacaaatccatccatccatccattttctttacccgcttctccattccgggttgtcagacaaatcaaaatttaaaattatttttggaaactaTGGACACCACATCCTTAGTACAAAAGAGAAGAGGGATCATTCAGCCTGTTATCAGTATACAGTTCAAaggtctgcctctctgatggtatggggtgGCATTAGCCTATgccatgggcagcttacacatctaaaaaggctccatcaatggaCAAAGGAAtatacaagttttagaacaaaatgCACCTATCCAAATTACATCTTTTTCAGGAAAGGcctttcagcaagacaatgttaaacctcatcctgcatccattacagcagcatggaTTCATAGTAGAAgggtccaggtgctgaactgacctgtcTGCAGTTCGGACCgctcaccaactgaaaacatttcacacatcatgaaacaaaaagttcaGCAAAAATACTCAGAACTGTTGAACAACTAGAATCTTCCTATCAGACAGTAATGGGACAACaatccctctaaaacctccagcagctgctctctttGGTTCCCAGACGTTTACAGACTTTTGTTAAATGAAGAGGAGATggttcacagtgggaaacatggacctgttctaacttttctgaaatctgttgctgccataaaattccaaattaccttatttttccccccatttaATGGTGCAACTTCTCAGTTCCAACATTTGATATGAttattatgttccattgtgagtaaaacaaaaaacaaaaaactgggtTTATGtgagttgtattttatttacattttacacaatgtcccaattGTTAGAACTGGAGTAGTACTTTTgtattctttttattcttttttttctttaggacaaaacttttaattgaattttgaacaatgtaacttttaaatgttttgtaaaaaaatgtattcaattCCAGTAAGacattttatagatttttttgtctgaagGCTTTGAAAACAATTGggcattttgcagaaaaaaagaattaaaaaccaCTTTGGGATCACTGGGTACTTATTGTAGTTAGAAGTTCTGGTATAAATGATTACAAAGCcttttttcaaattgttttttgttcgtttgtttttcTACTCTTTTACTGCCATTGCCGAAGAAACACTAACCATGAAGAAGACTCAgatattttttacagatattgagctaaagtttgatgaggtagtagctgagagttattcatgAAACATGtaagtgtgacatcttgtgatattgcacaagattacacataaagttattttcaaggtttgtctAAAATTGCTAAAATTGAGTCATATTTCCTCATAtcatgatcttagtctaaaactggcatgaaatacagcgggcaatatgcattcttttaaggaatgctacatCTTTAATCTTAAGCAGCGTTAATGTGAGTTATACAAACAGAAATCCCAGTTAAGTGCAGAGTAAATCATACAACCCATTTGCCATTTTATGTGagagaaaaatacatattttttcctGCTATGACccaacagcttttattttttttaaacaataacataTTTGTTGatcagtaaaataaagcagCGTTATCAGCAATGTTTTACCgagtttttaaagtaaagatttCCCCATTTTCACTGTGCTTTGACTCCAGTGAATAAAAAGTCCAGGAGGGGTCACTGCTCTCCAATGTGCAAGGCTGATGGCTTCACGTACTGTTGGGAATAACAAAATTGAGACCATTTAAAACACTGACGACCCAATTATTATTTCGGGCCTTGAATGCTAAATCAGATGCATTGCATTTCACCTACGGGCAGAAATGAGATTGCTTACTGCACTTTAAAGCCGACAAATGCGTCGCCACTTATTCCGTTATTTCTCTTCAAACTTGTTCCTTCTTTGGCTTTTAGTGTATCGCATCCGTTTTGTTTgagtctttttaaaacacaaaagcgATAACGTTTGCTTTCTCGTGGGTTGTTTACCTCGCGCCGTAGTAATCCTTCAGTTTTCGGAAATCCGAGCTTTCGGCAGGCCCTTGAAGGCACCACGAGTACATTCCCGCACCTACTGACAATTAGGAGGAGGAAAATGCCGAAAAACTTCTTCTAGTTAGGACAACTACGCTGTCAGTTTCGAACGTTTCCAGGTAAGCACCCAGCATGCCTTTTAGGAGCTTTGACTTTGGGGATATTCTTCATcagtgacatttttctttttaagtatcTGCTGAATGTGCTCCCTAAAGCCAGTGCTGAAGAGAACGAGGGCAAAGCAGCTTAAAGGCAGAGAGCATTACGGCCGGGGCTGAGGACTTGTCAAAGCGACAAAAACAAGCCGCACACAATGTCACTCATTTGCTTTGACTATATGACATGCTTTATAGGAACGGGGGCTTCACTTCCTGCTGTTCCACAGCCGCTTTGACCTCAGGGAGACGTGAGTAAATGTGGATAAAATGCGAGTTTAGCTGGTTTTATGTACAGAACAGAGCAaggcagcttttatttatttatttattttttgcagtgttCGCTGGCAGCTTCAGTCGAGTATTTTGGGCACAAGTGTTCTCCATCACTTTGTGGTGATGCTGACAGTTTGAGAGCAACTCCAAAGCGTCCCTATCAGTCTGTGTATCTGGGCCAACTTCAGATAAACTGTGTCACAGATGTGGAGGAGTAAAGAGCTGAGATAATACTTTCAAACTAtacagtttaaatatatatatatatatatatatatatatatatatatatatatatatatataggtacAGAGAAAGAGGTGATGTCCAGAAGTCAAGTACAAGTTGAAGatgaaaagcacatttttgccatgcaagttttataaaaactaaatgttttaatagttgtttatgttgtttgtcctgtcattttgtcctttttttaaaaacttttttttttagctaattaGAAGTGTTTGTGCACTTTCTCCCCACCCACATAAAGGCAGTCCCATCCCATCTAttccaaatatattttttagtatttttaccTAATTTCTGCCAATCTAAACATCACAATAAACGACATTCAGTCCGTCAGTTCACTTAAAACACAATGATCTCTGTAATCAAATGTCACCAACTAAATGTTCTGGGGCAGAGCAGACCTTGAACGTGCACGAACAGAGCTCCTCCATGTTCCAAACATCATCGCCAACATGACGAAGAGGGACATATCGTTACCAAACTGTATTCACAGCAGGTCTGTCTCGCTGTCATTAGAgaacatagaaaaaaaatgcttaataaatataatatatctACCAGCTGTTCTTTTGACAATAGCtcaatggaaaaaagaaatcaatacTCAACCTAATTCAACATTCTGTTCAACTGATATAATGGGGGGAATAGATAGTTTTCTAATGtaaatatggaaaaataaaagttatgaCCCGAGCCCAAAAGCTCAACtaacgttttatttttatattatcagtttttcttctgctctgatCACAGAGGACAGAAATAATTTCACAATAATCTAACAGTGAAACGAAGCTTAAAGTAACTCTCGGTTGAAACCCAATTCCTAGTACTAACGAACTGGATAACATGAATTaccattagtttttttaattttataaaggtagcaaaatgcaaataaacagGGGTTTGGATGTATCGATATTTCTTGcatgtgtatttaaaaaaaggggttCTATTCATTTTTACTGTGACAAGTGTGGCATTGGTGACACACTGTTCAGCAACTCCCTCCTCCTCAAAGAGAGTCCTGGTATGAGTTCAGAAAAGCtcaggagataaaaaaaaagcagcttagTCTGTCTAATGTTGTTGTTCGTCAACTAAACTGTAATTTTAATCCATTTAGAAAGGTTACCATACACCATCTGACACATCAGCAAAGTCAAACCTTGCTTTTTGAGGGCATTTCTAATACTCGGAAATACGTCTAAGTGCAAGTAAGGTCGCTGCAGGACTGTACAGCGTGTTATTTGTATGCCCTGATCAGTTCCAGTCAAGAAAAACGCTTGTCTAGAAAACTTAAAAGCTGTGATTGAATCATGACTTGCGTATCATGGTGTCTCATACAGCATTTGGTAACAGGACTTGATGTATTCCAAATGTGAAATGGAGGTCAATTAAATGCAAATTTGTGGTTCATACAGAAAATGTCCATTTGTCTTGGAGTAAGATAAGTAAGCTTCCAATATGTATGAATGAAAATGCTGCAAATGTGTGCCTCAAAGTTATTCACAAAACCTTTACTGATgggaaaacgtgatttttttttttaattttttttttggtcaagttTGACTGGAGCACTAAGCTTCCTTGTGTTTTCGTTGAAGCCTTTCTtaatttttccccttttttatccTTTCCTCTCAGGTGACCTCCTGTCAACGTCAGACGCTTGCAGGTAGCTTTATCAGACTGCGAACGTTTCTGATTGTGCTCAAACCAAAAAGGCAGATAACTGCGCAGAAGGCCCGAACATGTTccacataaaaaagaaagacaaggagaaggagaaagcaaaagaaaaggacctgagcaaaaaagacaaagacaagaaggacaaAAAGGAACCCATGTCCCAGGCAGAGCTGAACAGCCTGGACGAGATAAGGATACGAAGGAACATCTTCCACTCAGGAAGCTCCAAGAGGGGGGCCAGGAAAAAGTTGGAGATCTCGAACCCCATTCCAATTAAAGTGGTGACCAACACGGAGCTCAGCCTGACCAACCTGCAGCCAGAGCCCCTCCTCAACACCCCGAGGCAGGACGTGGGCCAATCGGGTCCCGGTACCTCTGGTAAAGATGGAAACGAAGTGGAGCATAACCGCAGCTCTGTGAAGGAGAGGGCAGCAAAGTTCGGGGAACTGGCTAAGACCAACTCGCTGGGGGTCCAGAGGCAGGTCAGTTTAAATCAGAGGAGCAAAGAGACGGGTGCTCTTCCAGCTTCGAGTCCCTCAGCTCTGAAAAGGACTAACACAGATTCGTTGTCCTATCCCAACCCAGTCAACACTGTCAAGTTCGACCTTCCCGAGGTGGTGGAGAAGACCTTCCCGGGCGCAAACTTGGAGCTGCCGATGCTCGTTCCCCCGTCAGAGCCAGATTCCAGAGAGCTTGAGATACAGCGACGCAGTACTGGGGATTTCGGCTTCTCTCTGAGGAGGACCACCATGTTTGAGAGGCAGCCCGATGGAGGGGTTTCCCGGCGTCTGGTTCATTTCGCCGAACCAGGGGCAGGGACCAAGGACTGGGCTTTGGGCCTGGTGCCCGGAGACAAGCTAGTGGAAATTAACGGCGTGAACGTGGAGaacaaaagcagagacgagatAGTGGAGATGATCCGTCAGTCTGGGGAGTCCGTCCAGCTAAAGGTGCAGCCGATTTTGGAGCTGAGTGAGTTGAACCGCCGCTGGCTGAGGAGCAGTCAAGGCCTGCCCAAAGAAATCTATGATGTGAGTACGGCTGTTGAAACTTGTTGTGCAaattgcttcttcttcttcttgcgaATACAGTTTCCACATGaacatatttgttgtttctgctgtttatgATTCTATTTTGGGTCTTGTGACCATCCTAATTGAACAATTTTTCAGATCCTGTaggacagtggtgtccaatcctggtcctggagggccactatcctgcatgttttagttgtttccctgctcttcagcaggtcttcaagttctgcagaagcctgttaatcactcagtcattcaaatcaggtgggCCAAAACCGAGAagcacctaaaacatgcaggatagtgcaTAGATATACAAGAAGTAcatctatatttttaaatttccagaCATTatcagtccccccccccctctttgtCAGAAAGACCTTTCTGACATTGAGGATACAAAGTTTGGAAGTATCTCAAAACTTCTTGTTTTATGCCTCCAGCACACACATCTAAAGATAAAGTGACTGACTGACAGGTTGACCAGTTAATAATTTGTGCTGGATTTTTAATTGGCATTGACGGCACCTGAGAAATGCCTGTAATAATGTGtttacttatatatatatatatatatatatatatatatatatatatatatatatataatcttattttttcatatttagcaATCTTATGTATTGAACTGGTTAAAAAGAGAAggttattagtattattatttttacagagaaataataaatcaagCCTTCAATAAATTGTTGCCCAGTTAAGAATTTATTCTGGTTTGCATCAAGCAgctcacttttttaaaatctattataCTGTAGCAAGTATGAATATCAGACAGTTGTATTTatgggacaaaaacaaaccaatttttacatatattggCCATCTGCTGCCCTCCATTTCTAGAAATTGGTATTGTCAGCCACTGTGAAACGCCAATTGGTCAATTGACTTGACATCCTTGACAAAATTGTGGTGTTAAAGGCAActtgtgttgctttaaaacgtgtgttttcctgtgttaATACTGCCATCCCAGAAGTGGAAATAGTCTTTGCCGAGCTTGACTTTTTGACTTGTTGCTGTCAAGACACTGGAcggttcatttttttttctctttggtcCGGTGCACATGGCGTCTATTTTATCCCCTCTAAAAATCTGAGAAACTGGATTTGATTTTTCACGATACACTGTGTGATGGTCCGTCTTAGATACCACTGAGCTCAGAGAAGCCAACCCTACCTCTGGACAAGGTCAGGAACAGAATTTCATTTATGGAACTGTAAGGTTTTAGGAGGCATCTGTGAATGTAACTCCATATTGCAGGTCTTAACATAGGTTTCTCAAAATAATCCCGGGATTATGTGGCTTTTATCATCGAGTGATGGTTATCAATGCAGTGCTGTCTGAAGGATCAAGGATTATGAGCGGTTAGTTTAGGCCTTTAATCTTACCTTTTTTATAGGCTGAAATTCCTCCAAAATCCCTCCGTTGTTTTATATTATGCACTATGAAGGAAGAAATTTGCATGCCGTTCCCTTCTTTGTTTTTGGGTCATTGTCTTTAATctttaacaattattttaagcACTTCAGTGACGttcaaacacatgaatgaaTTTATTGACAAATAACCTTTTCTCTTCGCGTTCTGGGCTCCTCAAAGTCTCAGTTTCTGCCAGATATTGCTTTTGTCCCAAATCATGATTACAAGCAGCTGTTTACTTGCTTACCATAACTTTATTTGATTTGCCTCATTAGTGCCATCAGTTGTCTGATCCgatctatttttaaatgaatgtataGTACCAGATCAAATGAAGTCTTGGGTTCGTTTTGTCTGTAATTACACTCACCCCCCCCCCNCCcccaaatatttgtttttgaatttgcattttttatagaattCATACTTTTTTGAGTAAAACTTAGTACCAGctatgaagaaaaaagaaacaaataatcaggaaaaaaaaaaaaaaactcttccgTCAGCAGTTTTGAGTCCTTGGTTTTGCACCCATATCTTGTGGATTATAGATGTCTAGATTATGGGTGGAACTGTTATGACACTGGTAATGTGATTTTGTGCCTGTGTGTAAGGGGGAGTGTCTTCtttataagtgtgtgtgtgtgtgtgttttgaaagaGAGAATGTGTTCTGGTGTACATATAATCCCCCCACCTCCCAGCCCCCTGGTCTTTTGAGCCCAAACAATGGGACGCTGAAAGAAACAACGGCCAAAGCGCCACTGCAGCCCATGGCCATATGGCCTCATAAGTCTTGGCTGGCGGCCCGCTCGGTTCTTTTCTGCAGCGTGATCGTGGGCAGCAAACAGAGGGCCATCAAGTTAAACTCTTTATTAGCCGACACAACAAACACCTTAATTTGAGCTGGTTTGTGGTTGCTTGGTGATTTGGCTGTAGAGTTTAAAGGTCAGCTTGGTCAAAGCTGGTTTACCAACATTATCAGGATAAACCTCCTTTTACATTGGTGTAATTCaagaaaattca belongs to Kryptolebias marmoratus isolate JLee-2015 linkage group LG13, ASM164957v2, whole genome shotgun sequence and includes:
- the LOC108233857 gene encoding gap junction delta-2 protein, translating into MGDWSILGRFLTEVQNHSTVIGKIWLTMLLIFRIMLVALVGDAVYSDEQSKFTCNTLQPGCNNVCYDTFAPVSHLRFWVFQIVLVSTPSIFYIVYVLQKVTKKESSEVRKVDAVPRASPLLERQRHLRIEKETVLEAGSSFDTAFTNEDWSSQESECEERNQLEGEIREVAEDPTQLSSKVLLIYIIHVLLRSIMEIIFLIGQYYLFGFEVPHLFRCETYPCPNRTDCFVSRATEKTIFLNFMFSISLGCFILNIVELHYLGWIYIFRVLFSACCMCCESNSERMQQVELYSYSNPLLLELKHSLRGRVVLQTTAVMSRDRSSGVPNQVPAISFETDSTLECTSKRTSDERDRSKTRSHNAAKIGRGKKSWL